Genomic segment of Aliiroseovarius sp. M344:
ACGTTACGCATGTCATTGCCCAGCGCACGTGCTTCGGCGTCGGCTTCAGACAGACCGTGGTCGAGCCAGCGTTTGATCAGACGGGTTTCCAATACATCCCGGTCGACGTCGATGGAGACTGTGAGGTCGAAAAGATCTGCTAGCTCTGACCATGGCGGGTTGTCGAGCAACAGATAGTTGCCTTCGACCACAACGACATTTGTCTGCTTGCCGATTTGGCCGCCACGCGGAACTGTGCTGTCGGCTTCGCGATCAAAGGTGGGGTAAAATAGGTCCTTATTGCTCCGCAATGCACGCACAAGGGCAACAAAGCCGCTTGCATCAAATGTTTCTGGCGCGCCCTTGCGGTCGAATAGGTCCATCTGCCGGAGCGTGGGATTGTCCAGATGAAATCCATCCATTGGCAGGACAGCCGCTGACGGGCCAAGCCGCTCTGCCAGGTTTTCCGCAAGGGTAGATTTTCCCGACCCCGGCGGGCCAGCAACGGCGACAAGAATGCGCTCATGTTCAATCGCGCGCTTTCTAACCTCACGAACAAGCGCATCTGTGGTGGTCAACTTGTTCATCGCCTTGCTCACAGCTCGTCAGCCCAAGGTGGGTTGGCTCCTGCGCGTGAAACGGTCACTGCAGCGACCTTGGCACCGAAGGAGAGAGCCTCCTGCACATCCTTGGGGCTTAGTGATGCGAGTTGATCTTTGGTTAACAGTCCTCGCGCAGACAGCTTAGCTATGACGCCCGCGTTAAAGGTGTCGCCAGCGCCGACTGTATCAACGATCTGGACACGTTCTGCAGGGACGTCGATTTTCTCGCTGCCCTTCAAATAGCCAGTTGCCCCTTCACCACCACGGGTAACGATGACAAGCGTCGGACCTTTGTCCAGAAGCGCTTTGGCCTTTTGCGCAAGCGACACTGGCGCTTGGTGAATCCAGTTCAGATCCTCATCCGATACTTTAAGGATATCGGTCCGAGAAATCATTTCCTCAAGCCGGGCACGATACCGTGCCTCGTCAGAAATGAACCCCGCGCGGATGTTCGGATCAAGGATAACGGCCCGCTCAGAGCCATCGCGTTTCACAAGCGAAAGATAGGCATCGGCGCCCGGTTCACAGGCAAGGCTGATCCCGCCGAAATACAAGGCGGATACATCAGCGGGCAGCGTGGGCATATCTTCTGGTTCAAGCATCCGCCCGGCTGAGTTCTCATCATAGAATGTATAGCTGGCATGTCCGTTAACCAGCTTCAAAAAGGCAAGTGTCGTTGGTCGATTGCTTGTCACAATAAGGCGTGTATCAACGTGGCTGCTAACCAGCGCATCGGTCAATTGGCGACCAAACATATCGTCTGAAAGCCCCGTCAGCATACCGGTTCGCACCCCAAGGCGCCCAAGCGCAATCGAGGTGTTGAACACCGCGCCCCCGCAATGGGGGACAAAGCCGTCTTGGCCTGACTGGGTTGGTTCGGGGATCATGTCGATCAAAGCCTCGCCGCAGCACAGGATCATCTGCATCTACCTTTTCGTTTTATCGTCTGTCTCATTGTGCTGACCTTATCGCAGGGAAAGCAGTTTTAAACCGATCATAAGCGCCATCAAACGCAGCGACCAGATTGGTCTGCGGGGGAATGATCTCGCTGTGCTCTGGAGGGCGCATCACCGCCTCCGGCACCGCGCCGGTCGCCGCGACCATCGCCAGCCGTGCTGCGCCAAGGGCTGCACCGAATTCACCACCTTTGGGCAATGAGACTGTCGTCCCCAGAACCGTCGCGATCATCTCAACCCAATACCGCGACGCGGTGCCACCCCCGATAACAGCCGGGGCTTCAATCTGAGCCCCTGTGGTTTTCATCGCCTCAGCACTATCGCGCAGGGCAAAAGCGACGCCTTCCAGAACCGCGCGGGTTAGATCAGCGAGCGATGTTTGGGTGTCCAGACCGATAAATGCACCTCGAACTTGTGCGTCATTATGGGGCGTGCGTTCTCCTGAAAGATACGGTAAAAACTGCACTGAGCCAGGGGGCTGGAGGCTGCCTCCAAGCGCGGCCGTCAATGCGGCAGGTGTGTGTCCGCAAATGCGCGATAACCAGTTCAAAGAATTCGTTGCCGACAGCATCACGCCCATCTGGTACCAGCGATGTGGAACCGCGTGGCAAAACGTATGTAATGCAGTGTCTGGTGCGGGATTGCAGTCGTCCCGGGCCAGCAGCAAAACTCCGGACGTACCAAGGGACACAAATCCCTGCCCTTCGGACAATGCCCCAATGCCGCACGCCGCAGCGGCGTTGTCGCCCGCACCGCCTGCCACGGTGACCGGACCAGACAGGCCCCAGTCGGACAGCAGTTCGCTGCGAAGGTGTCCGGCGGCGTCGCACCCTTCCACCAACCTTGGCATCTGGTCGATGCTCATATGACCGGTTTCGAGTAATGTGTCAGACCAGCGGCGTGCGCTGACATCCAGCCATCCGGTACCTGCGCTATCCGACACATCCGAAACAAAGTCGCCAGTCAGATACCAATTCAGATACCCGGCTGGCAGCAATACCTTCGAAATACGGGCGTGGTTTTCTGGTTCGTGACGGCGAACCCATTCAAGTTTTGGCGCGGTGAAACCGGGAAAAATGATGTTGCCTGAAATGGCACGCGATTCTGGTATGGCGTCAAGACGCGCAGCTTCATCGCTGCTCCGGGTATCGTTCCACATGATGCAAGGGCGGATTGGCGCAGCCGTGGCATCCAGCAAAACCGCCCCGTGCATATGACCTGATACACCGATCCCTTTAACATCTGAAAACGCGGGATAGGTTGCGCGCAATTCTTGCACCGCCGCGGTCAGAGCTTGGGTCCAGCCATGTGGATGCTGCTCTGACCACCCCGCGCGCAATTGGCTGGTTTTGTAACCCCGTTCCACAGACCCGATAGGCGACCCATCCGCATCGACAAGTAACGCGCGCAGCCCAGAGGTACCTAAGTCGATGCCTAGGAATACCATTTGATCAGCCTTCCAGATAGACGTCGATGGCAGTTTCCATACCGTCTGACCATATGAGGCGCAGCCACTTCGAGAATGCCGCAGAAAAACCGGGGTGATCGGCCAAGCCACCGTAAAACTGACGTTGCTCCAGCCAAACCAGAGGGTCTGATTTGGCCGCTTTGGCGGTTGTTTGAAGGTTCAGCCAGAAGGGGTCGTTCTGCTCGATTTGGCTACCGTCTTCCCGTGTGCCTTCGCACATGCGCGCCCACGCCGCTTCGGCCAGCGCCAGCCCGTCGATGGGTGTTCCCGCCTCGATCCCATCGCGAATGGTCGGGATCACAAACCCCGGGTGCCGCGACGATCCGTCGAAAGCGACCCGGCGCGTGGTGTCGATGATCCGCGGGTTCGCGAACCTGCGCGCGATCAGATCAACATAGGCCTCAGGCGTCGTGCCGGTGACGGGCTTCACATGCGGCACGATCTCATCAAGCGCAATCCGGTTGAAAAGTGCCCGGATTTTTTCGTGCGCCATACAATCGGCAATCGTGGCGACTGCCAAAACTTCGCCCGGATTGGCGATGATTTGGTGGCCGCCATTCAGGATGCGGAGTTTCATTGCCTCAAAGTCATGGACGTTGTCGGTGAATGTCGCGCCAACATTGTCCCAATCAGGGCGACCTGCGCAGAAATCGTCTTCCAGCACCCATTGGCGATAGTTCTCATGCGTGACCGGAGCTGCGTCATCAATGCCAAGCGATCTGGCCAGTTCGACTTCTTTCGGTCCGGTGGCAGGGACAATGCAATCCACCATCGAGCTCGGGAAGCTGCAGGTGTGTTCAATCCAATCGGCCAGAGCCGGATCAGAAAGGCGCGCCAGTGAAACAACAGTCTGCCGCAGGATCGCGCCATTGCCCTGAAGGTTGTCGCAGCTGAGGCCCGTGAACGATCCCACCCCATTATCGCGCCTGAGCTTCAACGCCGCGACCATCGCACCAAACGCTGTTGTCGGGCCGTCCGGGTTGGCGGCGTCATGCCGTATGTCGGGGTGATTTGTGTCAAAGCCTTTGGTGGTTGGATCGATGTAATACCCACCCTCGGTCACCGTCAGCGCCACAATCCGGATATCTGCCTGCGCCATACGTTCGATCAACGGACGGTTGCCCGGCTGCACTGGGACGTAATCGATCATCGAACCGATCACCTCGGCCGAGGTTCCTGCAGGGTCCAGTTCGACCAATGTCGTGAGGTAATCTTGCTCAGCAAGTTTCAGGCGCTGATTTTCGTCATAGGCACGAACTCCTGCGCCGACGATTGCCCAATCCAGCGCAGCACCGGTTTGCATCAGTCGGTGCAGATACCAAGCTTGGTGCGCGCGGTGGAAATTGCCCAAACCAATATGAACGATCCCCGGCGTCAGCGCGGCCCGATCATAGGTCGGGCACGACACAGCAGAGGGCAAGTCTGCAAGCGTGTCGGTTCTCAGTGGCACTATGGCTGGTTTAAAGGTGGGATCGGTCATCAGCTCATCCAGTTTCCGCCATCAACGCCAAAGGTCTGAGCCACGACATAATCGGCTTCTTTCGTGGCCAGAAACACCGCCATGCCGGTCAAATCCGCGGCAACTCCCATGCGGCCAAAGGGGACAGCTTCGCCCACCTCTTTCTTTTTCTGACCCAAGGGTTTGCTTTCGTACTTCGCGAAGAACGCATCGACACCGTCCCAGTGCTCGCCATCCACCACGCCGGGGGCAATGGCATTCACGTTGATACCGTGCTGAATTAGGTTCAACCCCGCCGACTGGGTCAGGCTAATCACGGCCGCCTTCGACGCACAGTAAACCGCGACCAAAGCCTCGCCACGTCGCCCTGCCTGACTGGCCATGTTGATGATCTTGCCGCCCTGCCCGCGCGCAATCATGTGCTGTGCCACCGCCTGCATGGTGAACAACACACCAGAGACGTTGATTGAAAAAACTGCGTCGAAATCCTTGCGCGCGATCTCGGTTATAGGGGCCGCGGAAAAAATAGCGGCGTTGTTGATCAGGATGTCGATCCCGCCCAGCTGTTCTATGACAGCTGCAACACCAGCATCGATGCTGTCTTGTTGGGTCACGTCCATTTTGACAGCAATCGCGGAGCCGCCCAGCTCATCGGCGGCAGCTTGGGCGCGGGCCATATCGATATCGGCAATAGCAACCTGTGCGCCTTCAGCGACATAAGCCCTTGCAAACTCGAAGCCGATGCCACGCGCTGCACCCGTGATAAGGGCCGTTTTACCGCCAAGCCGTTTCATTCCAAACGCAACCCCTTATCATCGAAACGATGCAAATGTGCCGGGTCGGGCGTCAGGTAGACCCGCGCGCCATAGGACAGCTGCAGTTCCCCGCCCGCGCGCACTGTCAGTGGCTCGGGGAAGGCATCGCATTTCACGTGCAAGAACGTATCCGAACCGAGATGTTCCGACACACCAACGGTGCCCGCCCAATCGCCTTCTGTCTCAGAAATCGAGATGTGTTCCGGGCGCGTTCCGATCGTGTGCGCATTATGCTTTGACGCTTCTGGTCCATCCAGAAGGTTCATCTTGGGCGACCCGATGAAACCCGCGACAAAGGTGTTGCGAGGTGCGCGGTAAAGTTCGAGCGGCGATCCGACCTGTTCGATGACACCCGCATGAAGCACGACGATCTTGTCCGCCATAGTCATGGCCTCGACCTGATCATGGGTGACATAAACCATCGTGGTCTGCAGCCGCTTATGAAGCTCCGAGATTTCCAGACGCATCCCAACACGCAAGGCCGCATCAAGGTTCGACAGCGGTTCGTCAAACAAGAAGGCTGCCGGCTCGCGCACAATGGCCCGCCCAATGGCAACGCGTTGACGTTGCCCACCCGACAATTGTCCGGGGCGGCGATCAAGATAATCGGTCAGGTTCAGCACGTCGGCAGCACCTTCGACCCGCTTGTCGATCTCGGTCTGGTCAAGCTTTGCCATACGCAGGGGAAACGCGATGTTCTTGCGCACCGACATGTGCGGATACAGCGCGTAGGACTGGAACACCATTGCCAGCCCACGCTTGGCAGGTGGCACGTTGGTGGCGTCTTCGCGGTCGATGCGGATATGCCCGCTTGTTGTGTCCTCAAGCCCGGCAATCAATCGCAGAAGCGTGGATTTTCCGCAGCCCGAGGGTCCGACAAAGACCGTGAATTCACCATCTTCGATGGTCAGGTCTAGCGGCGGAATGACTTCCACTTCG
This window contains:
- a CDS encoding ABC transporter ATP-binding protein; translated protein: MGRIVLDQVSKSFGEVEVIPPLDLTIEDGEFTVFVGPSGCGKSTLLRLIAGLEDTTSGHIRIDREDATNVPPAKRGLAMVFQSYALYPHMSVRKNIAFPLRMAKLDQTEIDKRVEGAADVLNLTDYLDRRPGQLSGGQRQRVAIGRAIVREPAAFLFDEPLSNLDAALRVGMRLEISELHKRLQTTMVYVTHDQVEAMTMADKIVVLHAGVIEQVGSPLELYRAPRNTFVAGFIGSPKMNLLDGPEASKHNAHTIGTRPEHISISETEGDWAGTVGVSEHLGSDTFLHVKCDAFPEPLTVRAGGELQLSYGARVYLTPDPAHLHRFDDKGLRLE
- a CDS encoding carbohydrate kinase — encoded protein: MILCCGEALIDMIPEPTQSGQDGFVPHCGGAVFNTSIALGRLGVRTGMLTGLSDDMFGRQLTDALVSSHVDTRLIVTSNRPTTLAFLKLVNGHASYTFYDENSAGRMLEPEDMPTLPADVSALYFGGISLACEPGADAYLSLVKRDGSERAVILDPNIRAGFISDEARYRARLEEMISRTDILKVSDEDLNWIHQAPVSLAQKAKALLDKGPTLVIVTRGGEGATGYLKGSEKIDVPAERVQIVDTVGAGDTFNAGVIAKLSARGLLTKDQLASLSPKDVQEALSFGAKVAAVTVSRAGANPPWADEL
- a CDS encoding L-iditol 2-dehydrogenase, giving the protein MKRLGGKTALITGAARGIGFEFARAYVAEGAQVAIADIDMARAQAAADELGGSAIAVKMDVTQQDSIDAGVAAVIEQLGGIDILINNAAIFSAAPITEIARKDFDAVFSINVSGVLFTMQAVAQHMIARGQGGKIINMASQAGRRGEALVAVYCASKAAVISLTQSAGLNLIQHGINVNAIAPGVVDGEHWDGVDAFFAKYESKPLGQKKKEVGEAVPFGRMGVAADLTGMAVFLATKEADYVVAQTFGVDGGNWMS
- the xylB gene encoding xylulokinase, producing the protein MVFLGIDLGTSGLRALLVDADGSPIGSVERGYKTSQLRAGWSEQHPHGWTQALTAAVQELRATYPAFSDVKGIGVSGHMHGAVLLDATAAPIRPCIMWNDTRSSDEAARLDAIPESRAISGNIIFPGFTAPKLEWVRRHEPENHARISKVLLPAGYLNWYLTGDFVSDVSDSAGTGWLDVSARRWSDTLLETGHMSIDQMPRLVEGCDAAGHLRSELLSDWGLSGPVTVAGGAGDNAAAACGIGALSEGQGFVSLGTSGVLLLARDDCNPAPDTALHTFCHAVPHRWYQMGVMLSATNSLNWLSRICGHTPAALTAALGGSLQPPGSVQFLPYLSGERTPHNDAQVRGAFIGLDTQTSLADLTRAVLEGVAFALRDSAEAMKTTGAQIEAPAVIGGGTASRYWVEMIATVLGTTVSLPKGGEFGAALGAARLAMVAATGAVPEAVMRPPEHSEIIPPQTNLVAAFDGAYDRFKTAFPAIRSAQ
- a CDS encoding AAA family ATPase; amino-acid sequence: MNKLTTTDALVREVRKRAIEHERILVAVAGPPGSGKSTLAENLAERLGPSAAVLPMDGFHLDNPTLRQMDLFDRKGAPETFDASGFVALVRALRSNKDLFYPTFDREADSTVPRGGQIGKQTNVVVVEGNYLLLDNPPWSELADLFDLTVSIDVDRDVLETRLIKRWLDHGLSEADAEARALGNDMRNVEFVMNNSRASDFVIQPKDV
- a CDS encoding mannitol dehydrogenase family protein is translated as MTDPTFKPAIVPLRTDTLADLPSAVSCPTYDRAALTPGIVHIGLGNFHRAHQAWYLHRLMQTGAALDWAIVGAGVRAYDENQRLKLAEQDYLTTLVELDPAGTSAEVIGSMIDYVPVQPGNRPLIERMAQADIRIVALTVTEGGYYIDPTTKGFDTNHPDIRHDAANPDGPTTAFGAMVAALKLRRDNGVGSFTGLSCDNLQGNGAILRQTVVSLARLSDPALADWIEHTCSFPSSMVDCIVPATGPKEVELARSLGIDDAAPVTHENYRQWVLEDDFCAGRPDWDNVGATFTDNVHDFEAMKLRILNGGHQIIANPGEVLAVATIADCMAHEKIRALFNRIALDEIVPHVKPVTGTTPEAYVDLIARRFANPRIIDTTRRVAFDGSSRHPGFVIPTIRDGIEAGTPIDGLALAEAAWARMCEGTREDGSQIEQNDPFWLNLQTTAKAAKSDPLVWLEQRQFYGGLADHPGFSAAFSKWLRLIWSDGMETAIDVYLEG